Part of the Halobaculum halobium genome, GCCATCGCCGTTCCGGGAGGCGGTTGCGTTACCGTCCGAGAACTCGATCAGGAGCGGGTGGACTCCGGAACATACTCGCCCCAGTTCGTCCGGAGACAAAGCCTTGTCGGCGCTGGCGAGTTCCGCGTCGCCGTCGAGGGGTCGTCCCCTCGAAGTCGTCGAGCGCGCCTGCTGAATCCCTCGGGAAGCGGGAACCCCGATCAGAAGAGGCCGTCGTCGGTCTCCGTTCCGTCTGGCGTGCTCGTCGGCGTCGCGGTCGGCGTTGCCGTCGGCGTCGCCGTCGAGTCGCCGCCCGAGGTGCCGGTGCCCGTCGCGGTCCCCGTCGGCGTGTCGGTCGCAGTGTCGTCGCCGTCGCCGGAGTCGCTGCCCTCGTCTGAGCCGGCAGCGTCGTCGGAGCCATCCACGTCGTCGGAGCCATCCACGTCGTCGCCCGGCTCAGCGGGTTTCGTGCCGAAGACGTCGGTCTCGACCGTCCGCTGGTAGCTGTCGAGTTCGAGACGCTGCTCGCCGCCGCCACCATTCGAGAGGTCGATCACGAGGTAGAACGGCATCCGCAGATCGGTTACCTGGTTCCGCTGGAGGTGCGAAACCCACCACTCGTCAAGTTTCTGCGTTCGGATCGCGGTTGTCGCCTCGACGGCGACCGTCTCGCCTGGGGCGATAGTCGTGGTGCGGGCGGCCTCGCCGCTCCCCATCGTGACGTTGTTCATGTAGATGTCGTAGCCGATCTCGGAGACGACGATCGGGTACTGCTTGGGGTTGTGAAGGTACAGCGTCATCTCGACTTCCGTCGTGGAGTCGTTGACCGTTCCCCAGTCGGCGTCCGTGCGTTCGAGGACCAACACGGGGTCCGAGACGACGGGCGAGCTCGCGTTCAGCGGCTTCGCCTCGTCGGTGCGAAACGCCTCGATGACGG contains:
- a CDS encoding LEA type 2 family protein, which gives rise to MRSSSERDPTPGGTDRGLSTVRTVLVALLVLGGSVGGAFALGVIGAPSVGGVENRFGEVTNETTVIESDLTVTNPNPLGVTLGGVTIDYGVSMNDISMANGTKEGVSVATGNTSVPFTTELDNSKIPAWWVSHVRNDEHTDLRVDAEAASSTLGRSYSTQVSRDVNTSVIEAFRTDEAKPLNASSPVVSDPVLVLERTDADWGTVNDSTTEVEMTLYLHNPKQYPIVVSEIGYDIYMNNVTMGSGEAARTTTIAPGETVAVEATTAIRTQKLDEWWVSHLQRNQVTDLRMPFYLVIDLSNGGGGEQRLELDSYQRTVETDVFGTKPAEPGDDVDGSDDVDGSDDAAGSDEGSDSGDGDDTATDTPTGTATGTGTSGGDSTATPTATPTATPTSTPDGTETDDGLF